The sequence TAGTTTTGGTTTAAGAAGTGATACTTACGATATATGGGGTAGAATTTTAGAAAATAGGGGAATTAAAAGTATAGATGGCGATGAGCTTAATAAGGTGATTGGAGAGTTTGTTGGTAAAATTAAACAGAAACCACCACCATTTTCCAATGTCAGAATTAATGGCAAAAGGCTTTATAGGTATGCCTTAGAGGGTGAATCTGTAGAGGTAAAAGAGAGGGAGGTCTATATCCACTCTATAGATATCCTTTCTGTAAAACAAAACAGGGCTGTTTTAAGGATAACTTGCTCTAAGGGAACTTATGTTCGTTCGTTAGCTAACGACATAGGGAATAGACTTGGCATAGGTGGTGTTGTAAGTAGCTTAAGAAGACTGTATGTCCATCCATTTAGTGTGGATGATGCTGGGGATGTATATAACCCAAATGTGCTTGAAGTTTCCAAAGCTTTGTCTTTTATGCCAAAGATAGTAGTAGAACTAAATATGATGAGTAAAATAAAGAATGGTTTTCCTATTTGTAAGATTTTAAAATGCTTTGAATTGGAAAGTGATTTTTATAAAATTGTTGGGCCTTCAGAGGAAACAGTAGCCGTTATAGAAAAAGTCCATAAAGGTTATTCTTATAGAGTTATATTCACTTAAATTAGTTTCAAAAACTTATTTGATAATTACCTATTGACTTTACGACCATAAGGTATTATTTTAAATAAAAAAAGGGAGGGGGTGCTGTATGAGTGAAGTTAATGTAAAGATAAAGGGTTGGTGTAAAAATTATCCTGGAGAAAGGCCCCCAAGGTTTTTAAGGGCTTTCTTGCTTCTGTTTTTAGCAGAAGGAGAGGCTCACGGATATGAATTGATTGAAAAATTAAAAGATATGGGTGTAAAATACGAGACCCATGAGTTTGGTTATGTCTATAAAACATTAAGGAATATGGAGAAAGAAGGTCTGTTGAACTCAAGATGGAATGTTAAGGAAAAAGGGGCAGCAAAGAGAATTTATAGAATAACGGATAAAGGTATGGCAAATCTTGATGAATGGGTAAGGGTGCTTTCGAATATAAAAGACAGCATAAACAGCTTCTTAAAGGCTTACACTCGAATTAAGGAGGAAAAGCAGAACTAATATGTATAGGCTGAGTGTCGATTCTTTAAAACCTGGAATGGTTCTTGGTAGGGCTATAATAAGCGATAACGGAACCGTTCTTTTGAATAGAGGCGTCAAACTTACTCAATTT comes from Hippea maritima DSM 10411 and encodes:
- a CDS encoding PadR family transcriptional regulator is translated as MSEVNVKIKGWCKNYPGERPPRFLRAFLLLFLAEGEAHGYELIEKLKDMGVKYETHEFGYVYKTLRNMEKEGLLNSRWNVKEKGAAKRIYRITDKGMANLDEWVRVLSNIKDSINSFLKAYTRIKEEKQN
- the truB gene encoding tRNA pseudouridine(55) synthase TruB; its protein translation is MKNSVILIDKPSGITSFDVIRKLRKITGIKKIGHAGVLDKMASGLLVCATNQATKLLSIFENGYKVYLAEFSFGLRSDTYDIWGRILENRGIKSIDGDELNKVIGEFVGKIKQKPPPFSNVRINGKRLYRYALEGESVEVKEREVYIHSIDILSVKQNRAVLRITCSKGTYVRSLANDIGNRLGIGGVVSSLRRLYVHPFSVDDAGDVYNPNVLEVSKALSFMPKIVVELNMMSKIKNGFPICKILKCFELESDFYKIVGPSEETVAVIEKVHKGYSYRVIFT